From Ptychodera flava strain L36383 chromosome 2, AS_Pfla_20210202, whole genome shotgun sequence, the proteins below share one genomic window:
- the LOC139149374 gene encoding uncharacterized protein: MKMMILWLFVAASIVSAAWGDCSVNVNQECTLSFQDVNLTELEARLRIVENMKFSDPPTWAEGKDHGNLGSYTAGSPISVYVEAKDSEGGEVTYKKISGSFPAGVTLDAKTGKISGVAPYIDASFSFIIRASNEHGRCADALFTMDIRGMNLCSDDDDCLNGGNCTGEDDGLTTKFANALYPWGRSL; this comes from the exons ATGAAGATGATGATACTGTGGCTGTTTGTTGCCGCTTCGATCGTCAGTGCAGCATG GGGAGATTGCAGCGTCAATGTGAACCAAGAGTGCACGTTGAGTTTCCAAGACGTG AACTTAACTGAACTAGAAGCTCGGTTGCGGATCGTTGAGAATATGAAGTTTAGTGACCCGCCAACTTGGGCAGAAGGAAAGGATCATGGGAACTTAGGAAGCTACACGGCAGGATCTCCAATATCAGTTTACGTGGAAGCCAAG GACTCGGAAGGTGGGGAAGTGACCTACAAGAAAATATCTGGGAGTTTCCCAGCGGGTGTCACGCTGGATGCAAAGACTGGAAAAATTTCTGGGGTAGCTCCCTACATCGATGCCTCGTTCAGTTTTATTATCCGCGCATCCAACGAGCATGGGAGATGTGCTGATGCTTTGTTCACTATGGATATTCGTGGAATGAATCTGTGCTCTGATGATGACGACTGTCTCAACGGTGGCAACTGCACGGGGGAGGACGATGGGCTTACAACCAAGTTTGCAAATGCGCTGTACCCTTGGGGGCGATCGCTGTGA